One Pyrenophora tritici-repentis strain M4 chromosome 5, whole genome shotgun sequence DNA window includes the following coding sequences:
- a CDS encoding WD40 repeat protein gives MSLTPSSSRVSPAIGAGIKLNPSPSPFFKTALRSPVKAGRAEANLALRQVIGTTTNSPNAFDSLPSGSTFGYTAGAAAVIASIDDQGHVTQRFYRARPTTNPINPSASIYGGPSTPTQNESRNRTTLSLRDPGLGASPLPSPGGQDWADSPSNRAWTMKDKIKAATCVSFSPDAKYFAVGETGYKPRVLIFSAAPDAPSDTPLTSLSDHTFGVNCVAFSPDSRFLASLGSSNDGFLYIWHINPRTGAATLHASNKCVSHIHRIAWMGNKLVTVGVRHVKVWKVDDLNAAMRFAKARQSDTSFISGSTHKTLPGRNCILEGLKESTFTSVVAIARDKAIVASDKGDICLIDNSDSDHRFFKLVDAGFSVSSLAVDVKGRLHIAGSQGALKTLIIKDIIGRLTPPPSPPPRVESPTVSVTDCNQIGVIACLKDYVVTVDSQRAIRLSQLCSDDDESVVGNVVHTLPAHGNAVLGVHAGLVRPNVFDASYYTWAADGTVIFWHQGSFRGSVEVPLEQLDDPDAVPNELRTVRTSTDASFLVAGDKFGVLRFIDCTTKACLFQFKAHASEITSIAIHEEKLVTSVACASRDRTVQVFTRMKGKWDLLQTLDEHVGAVNGVSFSRDGTRLVSTSSDRSLVVRELLSLSDSKGMARAFAMSRAIMLKATPVSSAWDVDQDDAIFVSTIDRQVHKFDVRTGQCLSNLRACDTDGGDAVVISSLVHVSRGWGTPLIAGVSSTDKSIRVYDEAGSLVARDWGHTEGVSDIALVQSPGAVGDDGSEKSLVTVAVDGTIFVWTLGLTAPNRQELSKSMDLLAPNTPSNQELLSNKPPLRRVLSQSEMARFQRSPQETEAGTPTGNKSPKLRKKVSKFSLASTPKLDPSPLPGTQRESRSAGQGSSRKNKNPNRSPSPPSPRSSQQGKRRASVDARARTKAPVREFGSIGQSTESLCRTLRSYRKRLANTTEDLSSELAKEVERELAATARAIGDRVKTKAFEETIMIKLLDQYSERLVNMLDEKIAASVAQRVRESSVGNFSDAESPAVTQGSSRSRRGSGSLRDTRADDSESGTDAFVESTENLTIE, from the exons CCCTGCGTCAGGTCATCGGCACCACGACCAATTCGCCCAATGCCTTTGACAGTCTGCCATCCGGCAGTACTTTTGGCTACACTGCCGGAGCGGCCGCCGTTATAGCCTCGATAGACGACCAAGGCCATGTTACCCAGCGCTTTTACCGTGCACGACCTACCACCAACCCCATCAATCCATCGGCATCCATATACGGCGGTCCCTCGACCCCAACCCAAAATGAGAGCCGCAACCGGACCACTCTCTCACTGCGCGACCCTGGCCTGGGAGCCTCCCCACTGCCGTCTCCCGGCGGCCAGGACTGGGCCGATTCACCGAGCAACAGAGCATGGACAATGAAGGACAAAATAAAGGCCGCCACCTGTGTTAGCTTCAGTCCAGATGCAAAGTACTTTGCTGTGGGAGAG ACTGGATATAAACCTCGAGTACTCATCTTCTCAGCCGCGCCAGATGCGCCTTCCGACACCCCTCTTACGTCACTCTCAGATCACACCTTTGGTGTTAATTGCGTAGCATTCAGTCCCGACTCTCGATTCCTCGCAAGCTTGGGCTCATCCAACGATGGCTTCTTATACATATGGCACATCAACCCCCGCACCGGCGCTGCCACGCTACACGCCAGCAACAAATGTGTCAGTCACATACACCGAATAGCCTGGATGGGCAACAAATTAGTAACTGTTGGTGTCCGACATGTCAAAGTCTGGAAGGTTGATGATCTCAATGCTGCTATGCGATTCGCAAAAGCCCGCCAGAGCGACACGTCCTTTATTTCGGGCTCCACGCACAAGACACTGCCAGGGAGAAATTGCATCCTGGAAGGTCTGAAAGAGTCTACTTTTACGAGTGTAGTTGCTATAGCCCGGGACAAGGCCATTGTGGCCTCGGACAAGGGCGACATTTGTCTCATCGATAACTCGGATTCAGATCATCGATTCTTCAAATTGGTCGACGCCGGCTTCTCCGTAAGCTCGCTCGCTGTCGATGTCAAAGGACGACTCCACATCGCAGGAAGCCAAGGCGCACTCAAGACACTCATCATCAAAGATATTATAGGGAGACTGACTCCCCCACCATCACCTCCACCGCGCGTCGAGTCGCCCACTGTGTCGGTAACGGACTGCAATCAGATTGGCGTAATAGCCTGTTTGAAGGACTATGTCGTCACAGTCGACTCACAACGAGCTATCCGCCTATCACAACTGTGCTCTGATGACGATGAATCCGTCGTCGGCAACGTTGTACATACCCTACCTGCCCACGGAAACGCTGTTTTGGGAGTTCACGCTGGTCTTGTACGACCGAATGTGTTTGACGCTTCCTATTACACATGGGCGGCTGATGGAACCGTCATCTTCTGGCATCAAGGCTCGTTCAGAGGCTCTGTTGAAGTGCCTCTTGAGCAGCTCGATGACCCTGATGCGGTTCCCAACGAGTTGAGGACAGTGCGTACCTCAACCGACGCGAGTTTTCTGGTGGCAGGTGACAAGTTCGGTGTATTAAGATTCATCGACTGCACTACAAAGGCCTGCCTGTTTCAGTTCAAGGCACATGCAAGCGAGATCACTAGCATTGCCATACACGAAGAAAAGCTAGTTACTTCTGTCGCTTGCGCTAGTCGAGATCGCACCGTACAGGTATTCACGCGGATGAAAGGGAAGTGGGATCTGCTGCAGACACTGGACGAGCATGTGGGCGCGGTGAACGGTGTCTCGTTCTCACGGGACGGCACGCGGCTAGTGTCAACGTCAAGCGACCGAAGTCTTGTCGTTCGCGAGTTGTTATCCCTCAGCGACAGCAAGGGAATGGCCCGCGCCTTTGCAATGTCACGAGCCATCATGCTAAAGGCAACTCCCGTATCATCTGCCTGGGACGTCGACCAAGACGATGCGATATTTGTCTCAACCATCGATCGACAAGTTCATAAATTTGATGTTCGGACAGGCCAATGTCTTAGCAACCTCCGCGCGTGTGATACTGATGGAGGGGATGCCGTTGTGATATCCTCTCTGGTTCACGTCTCCCGTGGCTGGGGCACTCCACTGATAGCTGGCGTATCAAGCACCGACAAGTCAATACGGGTGTACGACGAAGCTGGTTCGCTGGTTGCTCGGGATTGGGGCCATACAGAGGGTGTTTCTGACATTGCCCTCGTGCAATCACCTGGGGCAGTGGGAGATGATGGCAGTGAAAAGTCACTCGTCACGGTTGCAGTCGATGGCACCATATTTGTATGGACGCTGGGCTTGACCGCACCTAATCGCCAGGAGCTGTCAAAGTCTATGGATCTACTAGCCCCAAACACACCTTCAAATCAGGAACTGCTTTCCAACAAGCCGCCTCTGCGGCGCGTATTGTCACAATCAGAAATGGCACGTTTCCAACGTTCACCACAAGAAACAGAGGCTGGCACACCAACTGGCAACAAATCGCCAAAATTACGAAAGAAGGTATCAAAATTTTCACTCGCCTCAACCCCCAAGCTGGATCCTTCTCCGTTACCTGGGACTCAACGGGAAAGCCGAAGCGCAGGTCAAGGCAGTTCCCGTAAAAACAAGAACCCGAACCGTTCTCCCTCACCGCCCAGCCCCCGGAGTTCGCAACAGGGCAAGCGTCGCGCATCAGTGGATGCTAGGGCGCGCACAAAGGCTCCTGTCCGTGAGTTTGGTAGCATCGGACAATCGACAGAGAGCCTGTGCAGAACTCTCCGGTCATACAGAAAACGTCTGGCGAACACAACAGAAGACTTGAGTTCGGAGCTTGCAAAAGAGGTGGAGAGAGAACTTGCCGCCACAGCAAGAGCAATTGGCGACCGGGTGAAGACCAAAGCATTCGAAGAGACCATCATGATTAAGCTACTAGATCAGTACTCGGAGCGGCTAGTCAACATGCTAGACGAGAAGATTGCAGCTAGCGTCGCGCAACGGGTCCGCGAGAGCAGCGTAGGCAACTTCTCAGACGCTGAATCACCCGCCGTCACACAAGGCTCCTCTCGCAGCAGAAGAGGTAGCGGTAGCTTGAGAGACACTCGTGCAGATGACTCCGAGTCTGGCACTGACGCCTTTGTCGAGTCGACGGAAAACCTGACGATCGAATAA